A window of the Sneathiella sp. P13V-1 genome harbors these coding sequences:
- a CDS encoding efflux RND transporter permease subunit codes for MNAIIDAAIHRSRTVITTLVLILLAGTVAYFDIAKEADPDINIPIIYVSMTHEGISPEDAERLLVRPMEIELRGIEGVKEMRSTAGEGHASVLMEFEAGFDADTALDDVREKVDIAKNELPDETDDPSVHEVNVGLFPVLVVTLSGEMPIRSLIRIAKDLQDDIEGLPGVLAADIGGDREEVLEVIIDPVKLESYQISNTDLINAVQLNNKLVAAGAMDTGKGRFSIKVPGLFETAKDVFSIPLKVSGEGVVTLGDVTDIRRTFKDAESYARLDGKQAVVLEIKKRLGENIIETIEDVKALVAEEQKVWPEGLEVTFSQDKSTDIRTMLADLQNNIISAIILVMIVVISALGLRTAGLVGLSIPGSFLIGILYLYLFGFTINIVVLFGLILAVGMLVDGAIVVTEFADRKMAEGYDKVEAYGLAAKRMAWPIIASTATTLAVFMPLLFWPGVVGEFMKFLPITLIVTLTGSLLMALVFVPTLGSVFGKAGSMNPKTLSALAAAETGDIRTVGGATGVYVRTLGVALRFPFLIVLAAFGILIGVQLYYSTHGNGVEFFPEVEPEMALVYVHARGNMSTIEKDELVQQVELEVLKLDDFSSIYAKTGGGSDGQDISEDVIGVIQMEFKEWDERRPAAIVFDDIRSMTNHIAGISVETRVPDNGPPTGKDVQIELSSRFAEKLAPEVAKIRAYLDNNVADLLDLEDSRSIPGIEWEISVDRAQAGRFGADVTTVGKTIQLVTNGIKAHEYRPQEVDDEVEIRLRYPEEYRSLEQLDNLRVSTNHGMVPISNFATRTPQQKVGTINRVDGRRVMTIKANVKEGVLVDAKVREIEKWLVEEANLDPAVSYRFKGEDEEQKKAQAFLGKAFAVAMFAMAIILVTQFNSFYHAFLILSAVILSTIGVFVGLLITGQPFGIVMTGIGVISLAGIVVNNNIVLIDTFAHLRRQGMNAMEAIMRTGAQRLRPVMLTTVTTIFGLLPMAMQVNIDFITREITTGAPSSQWWVQLSTAVAFGLTFATALTLIVTPCLLMVGANVSDFFARRKEKKQQKIQMKIKAAGTPAE; via the coding sequence ATGAACGCCATTATTGATGCGGCGATCCATCGCTCCCGCACAGTAATCACGACACTAGTTCTGATCCTGCTCGCGGGTACGGTAGCCTATTTTGACATCGCAAAAGAAGCTGATCCGGATATTAATATACCGATTATCTATGTGTCCATGACCCATGAAGGGATTTCTCCAGAAGACGCGGAACGTTTGTTGGTAAGGCCCATGGAGATCGAGCTTCGCGGGATCGAGGGCGTTAAAGAGATGCGTTCCACCGCGGGTGAAGGCCATGCGTCTGTTCTGATGGAATTTGAAGCCGGCTTTGATGCAGATACCGCTTTGGATGATGTGCGCGAAAAAGTGGACATTGCCAAGAACGAGCTTCCGGATGAAACAGATGATCCATCTGTTCACGAAGTGAATGTGGGCCTCTTCCCTGTTCTGGTAGTGACACTTTCTGGTGAAATGCCAATTCGCTCCCTCATTCGTATTGCCAAAGATCTGCAGGACGACATTGAAGGTCTTCCGGGTGTACTGGCCGCCGATATTGGTGGTGACCGCGAAGAAGTTCTTGAAGTTATCATCGACCCGGTGAAACTTGAAAGCTACCAGATTTCCAATACCGACTTGATCAATGCGGTACAGCTAAACAACAAACTTGTTGCCGCAGGCGCAATGGATACAGGGAAAGGCCGTTTCTCAATCAAGGTTCCAGGATTGTTTGAGACCGCCAAAGATGTGTTCTCTATTCCCCTTAAAGTATCCGGCGAAGGTGTTGTCACCCTGGGAGATGTCACCGATATCCGCCGTACCTTTAAGGACGCAGAAAGCTATGCGCGCCTTGATGGCAAGCAAGCTGTTGTGCTGGAGATCAAGAAGCGTCTTGGTGAAAACATCATTGAAACCATTGAAGACGTAAAAGCACTTGTCGCGGAAGAACAGAAAGTCTGGCCAGAAGGCCTGGAAGTCACGTTCAGTCAGGATAAATCAACTGATATCCGGACGATGCTGGCGGATCTTCAAAACAACATCATCAGTGCAATTATTCTGGTGATGATCGTTGTGATTAGCGCCCTTGGTCTCAGGACCGCAGGTCTCGTAGGTCTGTCTATCCCCGGCTCATTCCTGATCGGTATTCTTTATCTGTATCTGTTCGGTTTTACCATCAATATCGTTGTGCTTTTCGGGCTTATTCTAGCCGTTGGTATGCTAGTGGATGGTGCCATCGTAGTAACGGAATTTGCCGACAGGAAAATGGCGGAAGGGTACGATAAAGTTGAGGCTTATGGCCTTGCAGCAAAACGTATGGCGTGGCCTATCATCGCTTCAACGGCGACTACATTGGCAGTATTTATGCCTTTACTGTTTTGGCCGGGTGTGGTTGGTGAATTTATGAAATTCTTGCCGATCACCCTGATCGTGACTCTGACGGGTTCCTTGCTGATGGCTCTCGTTTTTGTGCCAACACTTGGTTCTGTATTTGGTAAGGCGGGTTCCATGAACCCCAAAACCCTCTCTGCTTTGGCAGCGGCTGAAACCGGTGATATACGTACAGTTGGCGGCGCAACAGGTGTTTACGTTCGCACACTCGGAGTTGCGCTTAGGTTCCCTTTTCTGATTGTTCTTGCAGCTTTTGGCATCTTGATCGGTGTTCAGCTATACTATTCCACGCACGGCAATGGCGTAGAGTTCTTCCCTGAGGTTGAACCTGAGATGGCGCTCGTCTATGTCCATGCGCGGGGTAATATGTCCACAATCGAGAAAGATGAACTGGTTCAACAAGTTGAACTGGAAGTTCTGAAACTGGATGATTTCAGCTCCATTTATGCGAAAACAGGTGGTGGGTCCGACGGTCAGGATATTTCTGAAGACGTTATTGGCGTTATTCAGATGGAGTTCAAAGAATGGGATGAACGTCGTCCAGCAGCTATCGTCTTTGATGACATCCGTTCCATGACGAACCACATCGCTGGTATTTCTGTAGAGACACGGGTACCTGATAATGGTCCGCCGACCGGTAAAGATGTTCAGATTGAGCTTTCCTCCCGCTTTGCGGAAAAACTGGCACCGGAAGTTGCAAAAATTCGTGCGTATCTGGACAACAATGTGGCTGACCTTCTTGATCTGGAAGATAGCCGCAGCATTCCAGGTATCGAATGGGAAATTTCTGTGGACCGCGCGCAAGCAGGTCGCTTCGGTGCCGATGTGACCACTGTTGGTAAAACAATTCAGCTGGTGACAAATGGTATTAAAGCACACGAATATCGGCCGCAGGAAGTCGATGACGAAGTTGAAATTCGCCTTAGATACCCGGAAGAATACCGCAGCCTTGAGCAGTTGGATAACCTTCGGGTCAGTACCAATCACGGTATGGTTCCAATCTCGAACTTCGCAACGCGGACACCACAGCAAAAAGTGGGAACGATCAACCGTGTAGACGGTCGCCGCGTTATGACCATTAAAGCCAATGTTAAAGAAGGCGTTTTGGTCGATGCAAAAGTGCGCGAGATTGAAAAATGGCTAGTCGAAGAAGCTAACCTGGATCCTGCTGTTTCTTACCGCTTTAAAGGTGAAGATGAAGAGCAGAAGAAAGCACAAGCCTTCTTGGGTAAAGCCTTTGCTGTCGCCATGTTCGCTATGGCAATTATTCTGGTCACTCAGTTTAACAGCTTTTACCATGCCTTCTTGATCCTATCCGCTGTGATCCTGTCAACCATTGGCGTGTTTGTGGGACTTCTAATCACCGGACAACCATTTGGCATCGTGATGACGGGTATTGGTGTTATCTCGCTTGCGGGTATTGTGGTGAACAATAACATCGTGCTTATTGATACCTTCGCGCACTTGAGGCGTCAGGGTATGAATGCGATGGAAGCGATCATGCGAACAGGCGCACAGCGTTTGCGTCCCGTGATGCTGACTACGGTAACCACGATCTTCGGTCTGCTGCCTATGGCGATGCAGGTGAATATTGACTTCATCACACGCGAAATCACAACGGGTGCTCCGTCATCTCAGTGGTGGGTACAGCTTTCAACTGCTGTTGCCTTCGGTCTTACTTTTGCAACGGCACTGACACTGATCGTTACGCCTTGCCTGTTGATGGTGGGTGCGAATGTCAGCGACTTCTTCGCCCGGCGCAAAGAGAAGAAGCAACAGAAGATCCAGATGAAGATCAAAGCGGCAGGAACACCTGCTGAATAG
- a CDS encoding NTP transferase domain-containing protein, whose translation MIFDRLDLEDAEGAFLAHAVEAGECGILKKGTVLTKEHLEAIKAAGEQTVLAARLEDDDVDENDAAYKIAVISAGAEVDVRPPFTGRSNITSKSDGVVEINSKLLKKINKIDPSITIATVNNMDMVTSGQMLATIKIIPFSTKQKFLDKAEKKAKKKKTPLIQVHPFKKKKIGLISTLLPNTPDKLITKSTVVLENRLEACGNHLWRTATCSHHEDDLGTEINSLVRDGAEIILIFGASAITDERDVIPTAIKNSGGDVEHFGMPVDPGNLLLLGKIGDTTVVGMPGCTRSPKLNGFDWVLQRLLAEIPVKAKDIMRMGEGGLLKEIPGRPQPRGKQLPETEKEKPKIAALILAAGQSRRMGPENKLLALIDDKPILRHVAENLANTGVEQISMVTGHEADQIKSLVWDMPIQMIENPDYAEGLSTSLKAGMKALQDKYEGIIVCLGDMPFVTPDQFQQMIDAFDPVEGRAIIVPTFKGKRGNPVLLSSQFADEVEKISGDMGAKAIISENDHLVHGVEFDSDAIFTDIDTPQMLKAALDKKS comes from the coding sequence ATGATCTTTGATCGACTGGATCTTGAAGATGCTGAAGGGGCTTTCCTTGCTCACGCTGTTGAAGCAGGCGAGTGTGGCATTTTAAAAAAAGGGACTGTCCTTACTAAAGAACATCTAGAGGCAATTAAAGCAGCGGGTGAACAAACCGTCCTCGCGGCCAGACTTGAAGACGATGATGTGGACGAGAACGATGCCGCTTACAAAATTGCGGTGATTTCAGCCGGTGCGGAAGTGGACGTACGTCCTCCCTTCACAGGTCGCTCCAACATCACCTCAAAATCAGATGGTGTTGTAGAGATCAATAGCAAGCTATTGAAAAAGATAAATAAAATTGATCCATCCATTACCATTGCAACAGTAAACAATATGGATATGGTGACATCAGGTCAGATGCTTGCCACTATCAAAATCATTCCTTTTTCGACAAAACAGAAATTTCTGGATAAGGCTGAAAAGAAAGCGAAAAAGAAGAAAACACCTCTTATTCAGGTTCACCCGTTTAAGAAAAAGAAAATTGGGCTCATCTCCACCCTGCTTCCCAATACGCCAGACAAGCTGATAACCAAATCTACGGTTGTTCTTGAAAACAGATTAGAGGCGTGTGGCAATCATCTTTGGCGAACGGCAACCTGCAGTCATCATGAAGATGACCTGGGAACTGAGATAAACAGCCTTGTTCGAGATGGGGCTGAGATCATTCTTATTTTCGGGGCGTCAGCTATCACTGATGAGCGGGATGTCATCCCAACCGCGATCAAAAACAGCGGTGGTGACGTTGAACATTTCGGCATGCCTGTGGACCCGGGAAACCTCCTTCTCCTTGGTAAAATTGGGGATACAACTGTTGTCGGCATGCCGGGATGTACACGATCGCCAAAACTCAACGGATTTGATTGGGTGTTACAGCGACTTCTGGCGGAGATCCCTGTTAAGGCCAAAGACATCATGCGAATGGGCGAAGGCGGATTGTTAAAAGAAATTCCCGGACGTCCTCAACCCAGAGGAAAACAATTGCCTGAAACTGAAAAAGAAAAACCAAAAATTGCTGCTCTTATTCTCGCTGCCGGTCAATCAAGGCGGATGGGCCCTGAAAATAAGCTGTTGGCCCTGATTGATGACAAACCCATTTTGCGGCACGTGGCAGAAAATCTGGCAAATACAGGCGTTGAGCAAATTTCCATGGTTACCGGCCACGAAGCCGATCAGATCAAAAGTCTGGTTTGGGATATGCCCATTCAGATGATTGAAAACCCAGACTATGCGGAAGGTTTATCCACATCATTGAAGGCCGGAATGAAAGCTCTTCAGGATAAGTATGAAGGGATTATTGTTTGCCTTGGTGATATGCCCTTTGTGACACCAGATCAATTCCAGCAGATGATTGATGCTTTTGATCCTGTTGAAGGCCGGGCCATTATCGTCCCGACATTTAAAGGCAAAAGGGGTAATCCCGTACTGCTCTCTTCACAGTTTGCCGATGAAGTGGAAAAAATCAGCGGCGACATGGGCGCAAAAGCAATCATCAGTGAAAACGACCATTTGGTCCACGGTGTCGAATTTGACAGCGATGCCATTTTTACCGATATAGATACTCCGCAAATGCTAAAAGCTGCATTGGATAAGAAAAGCTGA
- a CDS encoding PadR family transcriptional regulator has protein sequence MNVRILCLGFLTFGDATGYEIKKAFQERLSLLYDAGYGSIYPSLNKLAEEGLVTLREEVQSKRPDKKIYSITDLGRKTFEDYILRMPGEDHFRSEALTTLMYAHLLPKDHLTKVLDSIVSNYQQKIHLLSEDCDRKQTPSEKFLCGFGVHVREAAIDYINRNRHMLESCPDERVSKIA, from the coding sequence ATGAATGTGCGTATTCTCTGCCTTGGTTTTCTGACCTTTGGTGATGCCACCGGGTACGAGATCAAGAAAGCGTTTCAGGAAAGACTTAGCCTGCTCTACGATGCGGGATATGGCTCAATTTATCCATCACTGAATAAATTGGCGGAGGAAGGTCTTGTTACCCTTCGTGAAGAAGTACAAAGCAAACGCCCAGACAAGAAAATCTACTCCATAACTGATCTCGGGCGGAAAACCTTTGAAGATTATATTCTTCGGATGCCCGGTGAAGATCATTTCAGGTCTGAAGCACTTACAACTCTGATGTACGCGCATCTGTTGCCAAAAGATCATCTTACCAAAGTACTGGATAGTATTGTCTCCAACTATCAACAGAAAATTCATCTTCTGTCCGAAGATTGTGATAGGAAGCAAACACCATCCGAAAAATTCCTTTGTGGCTTCGGAGTTCATGTCCGTGAAGCCGCCATTGACTACATTAATAGAAACCGACACATGCTCGAAAGCTGCCCTGATGAACGGGTCAGCAAGATTGCATGA
- a CDS encoding CDP-alcohol phosphatidyltransferase family protein, translating to MALGRRKLRELPINSLIPNMLTTLALCAGLTSVKFALEGKWEPAVIAILSAGVLDGLDGRMARLLKGSSKFGAELDSLSDFVSFGVAPALVLYLWTLNSGLGGIGWIIALIFTVSCGLRLARFNSMLEEDTPDWEGKYFTGIAAPAGAAISLLFMVVSFYSDAEIFKSAFLNAAWLLFMAFLMASRIPTFSIKRIRIPRGYIIMFLMLVAGTVAVMTIYPWHVLTGIALLYLGTIPFAIGTHRRLAREEAAKKAKAAAENVVEVDTGKEISN from the coding sequence ATGGCTTTGGGGCGTCGTAAATTGAGGGAGCTACCGATTAACTCCCTCATTCCTAATATGCTGACAACGCTGGCTCTTTGTGCCGGTTTGACATCTGTAAAATTTGCTCTTGAAGGTAAATGGGAACCTGCTGTTATCGCTATTTTGAGTGCCGGTGTTCTGGACGGTCTCGATGGCCGAATGGCAAGGCTTTTAAAAGGGAGCTCAAAGTTCGGAGCCGAATTGGACTCGCTATCTGATTTTGTTAGCTTCGGTGTTGCGCCAGCTCTTGTCCTTTATCTTTGGACCCTGAATTCAGGCCTCGGAGGAATAGGGTGGATTATTGCCCTTATTTTCACTGTGTCCTGTGGTCTCCGTCTGGCACGCTTTAATTCAATGCTGGAAGAAGATACACCAGATTGGGAAGGCAAATACTTTACGGGTATCGCTGCGCCGGCTGGAGCAGCGATTTCATTGCTGTTTATGGTGGTTAGTTTTTACTCTGACGCTGAGATATTCAAATCAGCTTTTTTGAACGCAGCGTGGCTTCTATTTATGGCCTTCCTGATGGCGAGCCGTATTCCAACTTTCTCCATTAAACGTATCCGCATTCCACGGGGTTATATCATCATGTTCCTGATGCTTGTTGCAGGCACGGTTGCGGTGATGACAATTTATCCGTGGCACGTGCTGACAGGTATCGCGCTTCTCTATCTTGGAACAATTCCTTTTGCCATCGGCACCCATCGCCGCCTTGCACGGGAAGAAGCCGCTAAGAAAGCAAAAGCTGCGGCTGAGAATGTGGTGGAAGTTGATACTGGAAAAGAAATCAGCAATTAA
- a CDS encoding efflux RND transporter periplasmic adaptor subunit, protein MNRSVILAVIIAVGVTAWIVSGQFQDPQAENLTEGQVIAAAAQGESSKTTSSPAEPVANEKEPQQVLVRTYSAREREQEIVVRGKTETIRSVDLKAETPGRVVAVEVEKGQRVKKGDVLIRFAVKDRKARLAEAEALIRQRQIEYNASKSLSKKGFSAKTTLAASKAQLDSALAQAETVRIGLEDLVITAPFDGVIEERQAEIGAYIKDGSTVVTLMDEDPFLVTGQIAEVYVNKIKVGDSGFAKLITGEVVQGNVRYVSKQSDAATRTFRVELKVPNPDYSLRSGVTAEITFKTDKIMAHQISPAILTLNDEGDLGVRSVNDQDIVEFYPVQILTDSNEGAWVAGLPDQIRLIEVGQEFVREGEKVRPQTHTAEVK, encoded by the coding sequence GTGAATCGCTCAGTAATACTCGCCGTAATCATCGCCGTTGGCGTGACAGCATGGATTGTGTCGGGACAATTCCAGGATCCACAGGCTGAAAATCTAACAGAAGGTCAGGTCATTGCTGCCGCTGCACAAGGCGAAAGCAGCAAAACGACCTCATCACCAGCGGAGCCCGTGGCAAATGAAAAAGAACCTCAGCAGGTTCTTGTTCGTACATATTCTGCGCGTGAACGCGAGCAGGAAATTGTTGTGCGCGGCAAAACAGAAACAATTCGTTCTGTTGATCTGAAAGCTGAAACACCAGGCCGTGTGGTTGCTGTAGAAGTTGAGAAAGGACAAAGGGTTAAAAAGGGTGACGTGTTGATCCGCTTTGCGGTGAAAGATCGTAAAGCGCGACTTGCGGAAGCCGAAGCCCTTATCCGTCAGCGTCAAATCGAATACAACGCCTCCAAGTCTCTCAGTAAGAAGGGCTTTAGCGCCAAAACAACCTTGGCAGCATCTAAGGCGCAGTTAGACAGTGCCCTTGCGCAAGCGGAAACAGTGCGTATCGGTTTGGAAGATCTTGTGATCACAGCGCCTTTCGATGGGGTGATCGAAGAACGTCAGGCTGAAATCGGCGCCTACATTAAAGATGGTTCCACTGTTGTAACTCTGATGGATGAAGATCCCTTCCTTGTCACCGGACAAATCGCAGAAGTTTATGTCAACAAAATCAAGGTAGGTGACTCTGGTTTTGCCAAGCTCATCACAGGTGAAGTAGTTCAAGGAAATGTGCGCTATGTCAGCAAACAATCAGATGCTGCCACACGTACTTTCCGTGTTGAACTGAAAGTTCCGAACCCTGATTACAGCTTGCGTTCGGGTGTTACAGCCGAGATCACCTTTAAAACTGACAAAATCATGGCGCATCAGATTTCTCCGGCGATCCTGACATTGAATGACGAAGGTGATCTGGGTGTCCGCTCGGTTAATGATCAGGATATTGTTGAGTTTTACCCAGTTCAGATCCTTACAGATTCGAACGAAGGTGCGTGGGTTGCAGGTCTTCCCGATCAAATTCGCCTGATTGAAGTCGGTCAGGAATTTGTGCGTGAAGGTGAAAAGGTTCGTCCGCAAACTCATACCGCTGAGGTGAAATAA
- a CDS encoding phosphatidylserine decarboxylase, with protein MDTLKTVLVPINKEGHLFIAIFAIVALALFLLTGPFLGWVGIILTAWCVYFFRDPDRHVPTRDGVIVSPADGVVQLVERAVPPEELGLGNDPMLRVSVFLNVFNVHVNRIPLGGKVIKSVYRPGKFLNAAMDKASEENERQAVHVRTEDGKDIVFVQIAGLVARRIVCNLNEGQDVKTGERFGMIRFGSRTDIYLPDGVEPLVGVGQIMIGGETILADLSAKNETAVAVEVR; from the coding sequence ATGGATACATTGAAAACAGTCTTGGTGCCGATTAATAAAGAAGGCCATCTGTTTATTGCTATCTTTGCAATCGTGGCATTGGCGCTGTTTTTACTAACTGGCCCGTTTTTGGGCTGGGTTGGTATTATTCTCACCGCTTGGTGTGTCTATTTTTTCCGCGATCCTGACCGGCATGTTCCAACACGCGATGGGGTGATTGTTAGCCCTGCTGACGGTGTTGTTCAACTCGTTGAACGTGCCGTTCCTCCAGAAGAGCTGGGTTTGGGTAATGATCCAATGCTTCGTGTCAGTGTTTTTCTGAATGTCTTTAATGTACACGTGAACCGTATTCCGCTCGGGGGTAAGGTCATTAAATCAGTGTACCGACCTGGTAAATTTCTAAACGCGGCAATGGATAAAGCCTCTGAGGAAAATGAACGCCAGGCTGTTCATGTGCGCACAGAAGATGGCAAAGATATTGTCTTTGTGCAAATTGCAGGGCTGGTCGCGCGACGAATTGTCTGTAATCTTAACGAAGGGCAGGATGTAAAAACCGGCGAGCGGTTCGGAATGATCCGTTTTGGAAGCCGTACAGATATCTATTTGCCTGATGGTGTTGAGCCACTCGTAGGGGTTGGTCAGATTATGATTGGCGGAGAAACGATCCTCGCTGATTTGAGCGCTAAAAATGAAACTGCAGTTGCGGTGGAGGTTCGATAA
- a CDS encoding DUF1289 domain-containing protein, with protein MNNDVPSPCTGVCTMDLDNQYCLGCYRTRHEIGGWALMGNKEKIAVIKELRGRRREAEKG; from the coding sequence ATGAACAATGATGTCCCCTCACCCTGCACCGGTGTGTGTACAATGGATCTTGATAATCAGTATTGTCTTGGCTGCTACCGGACCCGCCATGAAATTGGTGGATGGGCGCTCATGGGAAATAAAGAAAAAATTGCTGTGATTAAAGAATTACGCGGTCGCAGAAGAGAAGCAGAAAAAGGCTAA
- a CDS encoding iron-sulfur cluster assembly scaffold protein — MIEELYQKNLMRLAAAATGAGKLENPDAEITLDNPTCGDRITIQVRLDDGTITELAQENRACLLCQASASLLAENAVGLNLDELQKIKSVVQEILAKGAEEFPENWEKLEHFDAVREHKSRHLCVLLPFNALETLLKT, encoded by the coding sequence GTGATTGAAGAACTCTATCAAAAGAACCTGATGCGCCTTGCCGCTGCAGCCACTGGTGCCGGAAAGCTTGAAAATCCAGATGCTGAAATTACATTAGATAATCCAACTTGTGGTGATCGCATTACCATACAGGTACGTCTTGACGATGGGACAATAACGGAACTTGCACAGGAAAACCGTGCCTGTCTTCTGTGTCAGGCGTCTGCATCGTTGCTTGCGGAAAATGCAGTTGGATTGAATCTTGATGAACTACAAAAAATAAAATCTGTCGTTCAGGAGATTTTAGCCAAAGGGGCGGAGGAGTTCCCGGAAAACTGGGAGAAGTTGGAACATTTTGACGCCGTTAGAGAACATAAAAGCCGGCATCTCTGTGTTCTGCTGCCCTTCAATGCCTTGGAAACCTTGTTAAAGACTTAA